One part of the Alphaproteobacteria bacterium genome encodes these proteins:
- a CDS encoding 1-acyl-sn-glycerol-3-phosphate acyltransferase — MWVLLMPVSYANLHFKFYFRTVFWIAEKVLGLKIEVRGIERVRKLEKENGCFLVLSKHQSALETFIYPAIFKEYPVFVHKKELLLIPFWGWYMAKMQMIAIDRSSGRKAISVIVEKARRTFKQKRPIIIFPEGSRTLPGEYNKYKSGFYSIYKELDLKILPIAINTGVFWNKKEFVKKSGKVVIDILPPIKSGLDKKEALELVENKIEKATKKLCK; from the coding sequence ATGTGGGTACTGTTAATGCCAGTGTCTTATGCTAATCTGCACTTTAAGTTTTATTTTAGAACTGTTTTCTGGATTGCTGAAAAAGTTCTAGGCTTAAAAATAGAGGTTAGAGGTATTGAAAGAGTAAGAAAACTTGAAAAAGAAAATGGTTGCTTCTTAGTGCTTTCAAAACATCAATCTGCATTAGAAACATTTATTTATCCTGCTATATTTAAAGAGTACCCTGTTTTTGTTCATAAAAAAGAATTATTACTTATTCCTTTCTGGGGGTGGTATATGGCAAAAATGCAAATGATTGCTATAGATAGATCTTCAGGGAGAAAGGCAATAAGTGTTATTGTTGAAAAAGCTAGAAGAACATTTAAGCAAAAAAGACCTATCATAATATTTCCAGAAGGTAGTAGAACTTTACCAGGAGAGTATAATAAGTATAAATCAGGTTTTTACTCTATATATAAGGAGCTGGATTTAAAAATTCTTCCAATAGCTATAAATACAGGAGTGTTTTGGAACAAAAAAGAGTTTGTTAAGAAGTCGGGTAAGGTTGTGATAGATATTCTCCCTCCAATAAAATCTGGTTTAGATAAAAAAGAAGCTCTTGAGTTGGTCGAAAATAAGATTGAAAAAGCCACTAAAAAATTGTGTAAATAA
- a CDS encoding DUF805 domain-containing protein, with translation MTTPILKTLFNPEGRVNRKKYISWLALFTIFQLSFLIIESLFSGEIVESFFAILYIVSLFLIFYASIILAVKRSHDINKSGFFIILMFIPIINIYPTIVLMCQKGTSGQNDYGEDPLL, from the coding sequence ATGACAACACCTATTTTAAAAACACTTTTTAATCCAGAAGGAAGAGTAAATAGAAAAAAATATATATCGTGGCTAGCACTATTCACAATATTTCAACTATCATTTCTTATTATTGAAAGCTTATTTAGCGGAGAGATAGTAGAATCATTTTTTGCTATACTATATATAGTATCATTATTTTTGATTTTTTATGCCTCTATAATTTTAGCAGTTAAAAGATCTCATGATATAAATAAGTCTGGTTTTTTCATTATATTAATGTTCATACCAATAATTAACATTTATCCTACAATTGTATTAATGTGCCAAAAAGGAACAAGCGGACAAAATGACTATGGAGAAGATCCTTTATTGTAA